From the Hemicordylus capensis ecotype Gifberg chromosome 1, rHemCap1.1.pri, whole genome shotgun sequence genome, the window aGCCCCATTcgagagttaaatggctggcagtgcatttgcagtgtggccaggagccgCTCTTCCttgtcttaaaggcagggagaggcgtttctggctgtgctgcaaatgcagcactggccccgatctagctcctgaatggggctgcacagccccattcaggagttggaTGGCCAGCAcccgaacagggctgcacagccccattcggAAGTTGGATGGCCAGAGCAAATGCTGTGCccgccatttaactcctgaatggggccgcgtggccctgctcgggagctaaaccaacacacacacacacccctctgatgtcagatgcggggagcTTGTTGGGGCCGTgaagtgtggcccctgaggggtggtggcccgggttctttgaacccactcgcccaatagtggctacgctCCTGGGTTCTAGGCTAACATTTCCCCATACTTGTTAATTTTCTATGTgaagggattcccccccccccgctcaaggAGAACCATTCCACCCCTGCAAACCGAAGTGCTACTATCAATGCACAGGTTTACCAATTCAGTGAGATCCAGGTCCCAGTTGCCAGAGGTTGCAAATTCAAATCTCACAACCTCACAATGACTGCTGCTTCCAAAACTAAGCTCATTTAATTCAGGAAaactttaggattttttttttttttaatagaactgCCTCTAACATTACATTCTTCACTTAGGGTGGTGCACCTAAAAGCTGGCCCTGTGATGAGAAATCGTACACTAGGAGAATTATAACCATGGCTGCTAGCAGATCAGACATGTCGATGCTGAGAATCTGTCAAATGACGCAGCATGCTTGTGTTTAactggttttttaatttatttattttttgccagAAGAGTAATTTGAAAATGATAACATCAAAAGCAGCTCTGAagtcttagggccaaactacaagtTACATTCAGCCAGTTATTAGGGATgacatgctcccccaccccactaagtaaatagcagctgcaagTGTGCCGCAGTTCAGATCTGGATGGTGCAGAGGAAGGGGGCTTTAGCCATTTGCTCCTCACAGTACCATGGGAGCTATTTGTACTGGGAAGAACACTCTCACTGGTGTCCCTGGCAACTTTCCTCCAGAAGCACAtagcagctggggtgggtggatgAAATGGATCAAGTCCCCCTTCCCTCTTGCTTCTGCTCCAGATCACCCTCCATGGCTGCTACTTACTTGGGGAATAACAGGCATGTTGACTCTAATAATGTGatgaatgtaacatgtagtttggtccttGGCCTCGGATTAGTCTGATTTTGGGCACAGAAATCAACTCCTGGCAGGCACTTCTTCTGCAGCACTCACCTGATGACACTGACTGGATCTAAGTTATTTGGGTACCAAATCATACCCAGGCATATGCAGTATACCTTCAGACTCTATGTAATAATTAAAATGATCTCACaaggaattctctctctctctctgtctctctctctctctcccccttccctttttgCTATCTGTTTCTCAGCAACAGCCCGTCAAGCAGTCTTTGGGTGCCTCGATGTGCAGAGAGTCCCACTGGAAATGCCTTCTCCTCTCTGTTCTTATGTATGGCTGCCTGGGGGCAGTAGCTTGGTGCCAGCTTACGCAAGTCACTAAGCTCAGTTTTGATAGCTCATTGAAAGGCAAGTCCATGATCTACCATGACAGCCCTTGCTCTGATGGCTATGTCTATATTCCATTAGCATTTCTCACCATGCTGTATGTGGTCTACCTGGTGGAGTGTTGGCACTGCCGTGCCAAAAGTGAACTCCAGTACAAGGCTGATGTGGACAGTGTCTATGACCGAATTGCCAGGATGAAGCAGGCCACGCCTTGTATATGGTGGAAGGCCATAAGTTACCATTTTGTCCGACGAACCAGGCAAGTGACTCGGTACCGCAATGGGGATGCCTATACAACCACCCAGGTCTACCATGAGAGGGTCAACACGCATGTGGCTGAAGCTGAGTTTGACTATTCCCACTGTGGATTCAAGGACATTTCTAAGGAGCTGTTGGGCCTGGAGTGGTATTCGGCCACAAAACTCAAGTTCAGCAAGTGTTTCAGCTTTGCCAACACAGAATCTGAGAATTCTTACCTAACCCAGAGGGCTCATTTCTTCACAGAGATTGAAGGCCTAGATGACTACATGGAGGTCCGAGAAGGCATGAAACTCAAAAACATAGATTTCAAAGAGCTCATGATGGCCTATGGGGACCCAGACAACCTGCCATGGTACGTATCCCACTATGCTTTCTGGGTGGCTGCTTTGATGATGATTTCCTGGCCACTGAGAGTTTTCATAGAGTATCGGACTGCATATGTGCACTACCATGTGGAGAAGCTCCTTGGGGTGGAGTACAGAGTGCCCACTGTGGCAGAGGAGCCCTTGTACAGATATCGCATCCCCAGGGTCAGCACTCAGGACAGCACTGAGCTGGAGTGGCACATCTGCACCAACCGCCAGCTGATTCCCAGCTACTCAGAAGCCATGCTCATGGACATGACAAACTCTCCCATATGCAATGGCTACTCCATGTGCAGATACAGTGAAATGACTCACAGTTGTGATCACTGCCGCCATGCCTCTAGTACCTCATCCATCTTCTCTCGCCATGCCTTCCATAGCTGCAGTGGCAATTCACAGCTCTCCCTTAACACCAGCCGCTTCTCCTTGTGCCGGATTCATGGCTCTCACAGGACAGGCCTCTGGaggagccgcagcagcagcattgctgaCCGTGGCTGCCAGGATGACCAGTGCTGCTCCCACTCAAGCCAGCTGGCCATCAATGAAAATCCACCCACTTATCATGATGCACGGTTTTTCCCAGTGCTCATTGTCCATAGGCCTGAAGGGCAGGAAAGGAGGCACTTCTACCTCCGTCGTGCATCATGTTTGGAGACTTCACTGTGAAATGCTTCCTGTCACTCCATTAGGACAACTTCACTGCCGAATGCTGTGCGTCAGTGACAGCAACACCAGGAAGGTCATCTGATCCAACTGCTCTCTGGTTAAAGTCCCAGTTGTCAATTTCTCCCAATTAGGAGTCACACCCACTCAGAAGTGAAGGAAGGGTCACTTCTACGTCTGAGGGTCCATTAATACATTTATTCATTAAACTggtattctgcccttcctccaaggagctcagggcaggtTATCCAATCATATATTCACACTAACCTTATGAAATGGCTCTAAGTGGGTTTCCCCAAGGCTTATCCACTGAACTTCCTGACTGAATAGGGATTTTGCAGTCCAGCTCACTATCTACTACACCACAGCAGCTCCTGTTTAGTTAGAAGATGGCGTTTAGTCAGGAGATTCAAGAATCCACACATGGTAACTGTATTATTTCATTTCCACACAGGGAAACATTTGTCTGAAATTACCTCACATGAAAAAGAAAATCACTCCATCAGAGAATATGGTAGTTGTCAAGCCATAGTAATGTCAGAGATATTTATGTGGCAGTTCAGGCAATGCCTACCCAGATGCCTCCCCAGACAATGCGTTGATAAAGTTACTATATATGGATTTTCCTTTCTCAGAAATCCATATATGGACTGGAACCAAGAATCATTTGAGAAATTGGAAAGTTATGTAAGGAACTGGAAAAAAAACCTGTTTGTGATGTGTAAAGTAGTGATACACACTACTTGTTACGTATGATGATCCTAAACAGATTAAAAACTAAAAGGTTgccaccattgttccctctaacagggattccaagatgttgactacaactcccagaatctccagctgcaatggcttttgcttggggattatgggagctgtagtcaacaaaatctgaaaatccctgttagagggaacactggttgccacCTGCTTTCAAAACCACCATGCAACcacttttcttcttttctctccatctcacttcattttcttcttttaaaaactttcccCCTTCATTTCCCATCTTCTTACATAtctctcactctttctcagcTTTTCCTTAGTTTATTAGTCATCTGAGTGCATAAAGGTCCTTTGCCAACATCAATGCATTTGACATCCCAACTCCCTTGGCCCTGACGTCCTCCATGCATCAACTAGTGCCACAAAAATAATACAATATCTTTTCCAAAAACATGCATTTAAGCTTGGCTCTCTGAATTtcagtggacacacacacacacacacacacggtgggggtatacagaaggagcaaagtgcatttatgggtggatgAGCTGTGTCCCAGATGTtagatttctaaaacagaaaggGAGGGCAAGTGGAGGGCATACTACTTGTCTGAGGAGACACTCCCTCCCCAACAACCCAGAGCTTCCCTTGCtgcattcccctcttccctccattCAATAGGAAACATTAATTCACTTCCCACTCCATGCTGATGAAAATCTGTAAGTC encodes:
- the LOC128339694 gene encoding transmembrane protein 151B-like isoform X1, with amino-acid sequence MSSEGESDSAAETTASTQAAAAAAVTAATDAREEQQPVKQSLGASMCRESHWKCLLLSVLMYGCLGAVAWCQLTQVTKLSFDSSLKGKSMIYHDSPCSDGYVYIPLAFLTMLYVVYLVECWHCRAKSELQYKADVDSVYDRIARMKQATPCIWWKAISYHFVRRTRQVTRYRNGDAYTTTQVYHERVNTHVAEAEFDYSHCGFKDISKELLGLEWYSATKLKFSKCFSFANTESENSYLTQRAHFFTEIEGLDDYMEVREGMKLKNIDFKELMMAYGDPDNLPWYVSHYAFWVAALMMISWPLRVFIEYRTAYVHYHVEKLLGVEYRVPTVAEEPLYRYRIPRVSTQDSTELEWHICTNRQLIPSYSEAMLMDMTNSPICNGYSMCRYSEMTHSCDHCRHASSTSSIFSRHAFHSCSGNSQLSLNTSRFSLCRIHGSHRTGLWRSRSSSIADRGCQDDQCCSHSSQLAINENPPTYHDARFFPVLIVHRPEGQERRHFYLRRASCLETSL
- the LOC128339694 gene encoding transmembrane protein 151B-like isoform X2 → MSRESLAPTCDHVVYSRCWRQQQPVKQSLGASMCRESHWKCLLLSVLMYGCLGAVAWCQLTQVTKLSFDSSLKGKSMIYHDSPCSDGYVYIPLAFLTMLYVVYLVECWHCRAKSELQYKADVDSVYDRIARMKQATPCIWWKAISYHFVRRTRQVTRYRNGDAYTTTQVYHERVNTHVAEAEFDYSHCGFKDISKELLGLEWYSATKLKFSKCFSFANTESENSYLTQRAHFFTEIEGLDDYMEVREGMKLKNIDFKELMMAYGDPDNLPWYVSHYAFWVAALMMISWPLRVFIEYRTAYVHYHVEKLLGVEYRVPTVAEEPLYRYRIPRVSTQDSTELEWHICTNRQLIPSYSEAMLMDMTNSPICNGYSMCRYSEMTHSCDHCRHASSTSSIFSRHAFHSCSGNSQLSLNTSRFSLCRIHGSHRTGLWRSRSSSIADRGCQDDQCCSHSSQLAINENPPTYHDARFFPVLIVHRPEGQERRHFYLRRASCLETSL
- the LOC128339694 gene encoding transmembrane protein 151B-like isoform X3 translates to MQQPVKQSLGASMCRESHWKCLLLSVLMYGCLGAVAWCQLTQVTKLSFDSSLKGKSMIYHDSPCSDGYVYIPLAFLTMLYVVYLVECWHCRAKSELQYKADVDSVYDRIARMKQATPCIWWKAISYHFVRRTRQVTRYRNGDAYTTTQVYHERVNTHVAEAEFDYSHCGFKDISKELLGLEWYSATKLKFSKCFSFANTESENSYLTQRAHFFTEIEGLDDYMEVREGMKLKNIDFKELMMAYGDPDNLPWYVSHYAFWVAALMMISWPLRVFIEYRTAYVHYHVEKLLGVEYRVPTVAEEPLYRYRIPRVSTQDSTELEWHICTNRQLIPSYSEAMLMDMTNSPICNGYSMCRYSEMTHSCDHCRHASSTSSIFSRHAFHSCSGNSQLSLNTSRFSLCRIHGSHRTGLWRSRSSSIADRGCQDDQCCSHSSQLAINENPPTYHDARFFPVLIVHRPEGQERRHFYLRRASCLETSL